The window CGCCTCTGCTGTTGCAGCGCTCGCGGTTGGCGCGATCGTGTTGGCGTTCCTGCCCGTGCTTGCCCTGGGTCTTGCCGCAGCTATTGCCACGGCGTTCATCCCCGCCGTCGTCGTGAGCTGGCGGGCCCGCGCTCGGCGGCGCAGCCATAGGGCGCTCTGGCCAGATGTTGTCGACCACCTCGTTTCGGCAGTGCGCTCAGGACTTTCGCTCGCCGATGGGGTCTCGGCGCTGTCTCGCGTGGGCCCCGCTTTCACCCGGTCGGCCTTCTCGGAGTTCGAGGCCGATTACCGTGCCACCGCTAACTTCTCGCGGAGTCTCGATCGCCTCAAAGACCGGCTCGCAGATCCTGTTGCGGACCGCATCCTCGAGACTCTGCGCATGTCCCGCGAGGTGGGCGGCACTGACCTGACCACGATCCTGCGAAATCTCTCTGCGTACTTGCGACAGGAGGCGTCGATACGTGCCGAGGTGGAGGCTCGGCAGTCATGGGTGGTCAACGCGGCGCGTCTGGGGGCGATTGCGCCCTGGGTCGTGCTCGTGCTGCTCGCTGCCCGCCCGGAGGCGGCAATGGCTTACAACTCCGCAGAGGGCATGGCTCTGATCGCCGGCGGTTTCGCGATAACGCTGATCGCATATCGAGTGATGATCGCGATCGGGCGACTGCCCGAAGAGCAGAGGTGGTTCCAGTGACGCCGTGGGCGATTCTGTGTGGTCTGTCGCTCGGCGTCGGGCTATGGACCCTGGCGAGTCGGCTCCCACGGTTGGGAAGGCCGAGGTTGGCGATGCGGGTTGCTCCTTACCTCGCCGACGTCTCGGAGGGCGCGCGCAGCTTGGTCGCCCGGCGGTCCTCCGACCCCGTTCCGGTCTGGGCGGCGATCATCAGCCCAGCGTTCGCGGTGTTGAGGCACGGGCTCTCCTCCGTTCTCGGTGGAACCTCCGTCCTCGAGTTGCGTCTCCGCCAGGCAGGTTCGGGGCTGAGCGTTGAGGCGTACAGGTCACGCCAGTTGGTGGGGGTGCTGGTCGGAGCGGTGACGTTCTGCATCGCCGCGATTGCGTGGACTCGACTTGCCAGCGTCCCCGGCATCGTCGTGATCGCTGCCGCCGCGGTGGGCGGGGTGGCGGGTCTCCTTGCATGCGACTACGTGCTCCAACGACGAGCTAACCGAAGAATGGCGCGCCTCTCGGCTGAGCTTCCGCTCATTCTCGAGTTCCTCACCCTGAGCCTCTCGGCGGGGGAGGGAGTCGTTGATGCGATCCGCCGGGTGTCACGGGTGAGCGCGGGGGAACTATCGCACGAGCTCTCAGCGGTACTCACCGAGGTATCGACGGGGTTGCCCCTGGCCTCATCTCTCGACCGGTGCGCGCGCGAGCTTCAACTCCCGGCGTTCACCCGGTGCGTCGACCAACTCACCATCGCGCTAGAACGAGGGTCGCCCCTCGCCGAAGTGCTGAGGGCGCAGGCCCAGGAT is drawn from Salinibacterium hongtaonis and contains these coding sequences:
- a CDS encoding type II secretion system F family protein, producing the protein MRVAPYLADVSEGARSLVARRSSDPVPVWAAIISPAFAVLRHGLSSVLGGTSVLELRLRQAGSGLSVEAYRSRQLVGVLVGAVTFCIAAIAWTRLASVPGIVVIAAAAVGGVAGLLACDYVLQRRANRRMARLSAELPLILEFLTLSLSAGEGVVDAIRRVSRVSAGELSHELSAVLTEVSTGLPLASSLDRCARELQLPAFTRCVDQLTIALERGSPLAEVLRAQAQDARDDTKRHLLEVAGKKEVAMLIPLVFLILPTTILFAIFPGVFVLQVGF
- a CDS encoding type II secretion system F family protein, with the translated sequence MPAVLGALLGCGLLLTVSPFLWPAGEKLRRGRHPVPWVSLSEKLTLAGLGSVTPAKFIVASAVAALAVGAIVLAFLPVLALGLAAAIATAFIPAVVVSWRARARRRSHRALWPDVVDHLVSAVRSGLSLADGVSALSRVGPAFTRSAFSEFEADYRATANFSRSLDRLKDRLADPVADRILETLRMSREVGGTDLTTILRNLSAYLRQEASIRAEVEARQSWVVNAARLGAIAPWVVLVLLAARPEAAMAYNSAEGMALIAGGFAITLIAYRVMIAIGRLPEEQRWFQ